A stretch of the Erpetoichthys calabaricus chromosome 3, fErpCal1.3, whole genome shotgun sequence genome encodes the following:
- the znf292b gene encoding zinc finger protein 292b isoform X10, with the protein MADDEAEKDHSEDMSVAAAIEALQTQLHNLFGELKESREPPVQSASQYCQHFCQTLVEYADRWKISEDPLPLVEVYMIAILSFAEARHHLTSECESVGLVLERLVLSCVELLLSLPEQIPKPLWSKFQTVIKTSHSQLLENGNTELHMLSVIVQEEGVWSHPVLHNILSKETIETEKVKEFLQAEGPMLLNMRVKHLIKVNQLECAASLARACADYPEFGGKINFKQTYLVCLCAVLPQDQLMQQISEVDCKDALEMICNLESEGEEKSALALCTAFLTRQFLQEDMYCAWELTLFWSKLQQRVEPSTQVFLDCCRRLSQLSKTVYHIFFLIKVIQSEVEDGGLAACIELCIRALRMDSIKNTNIKATICKTIICLLPNDLEVRRACQLTEFLLEPTVESYYSVETLYNEPDQKLDVENLPVPNSLRCELLLVLKTQWPFDPEFWDWKTLKRHCLGLMGEEASIVCSIDELNDSEAFDHLDDEDGQKVLEQEFSGLVDCVFDAENAFDDLDDEKQKKKDFKKLKEKGFISARFRNWQAYMQYCVLCDKEFLGHRIVRHAQKHVKDGVYHCPICAESFNRKELFVPHVTSHVKQSCKERLAAMKSNRRKITSAKMPTSNIVSQKVKPSEKQENRPKKKNRLYSNDFVVFNDNDISEDEVKGKLSKIALAAHRAEYKEEYTCPVNDCKKGFKYFKNLVAHVKGHKNNEDAKRFLEMQSKKVVCQYCRRQFVSVTHLNDHLQMHCGVKPYICIQVNCKSSFSTNSELLIHRKEHTVFKAKCMFPNCGRIFYEAYMLYDHEAQHYNTFTCKSPDCGKIFHSQAKLDLHQEDHLMQTNNSTSEEHVVESEEKQSELPLASQITTATKQGLLSEPLSQATVMEATTTQLLEPSSVNLSQSLPLNLNPVDVDPTPEPNPNLLQPTSQAILSPTISQEISMCSPKNDFPLDGPIQAEHKAESGSSLPFEGIVSMPVNEILNNSALEPSAEIQAQQPVKQTEVYLNGLLANVRVTSTEAVASVTLLKNAEQVAVKTESLDTEKIIMKQHTETTGSVSHDAHFVPQAVKEEQKITFPPAANQGNPPVSGETQVKVKYNCTFDGCTRTYSCTRSVSKHMKAAHAEYYAALILARKNKKLAKASGAHPVSSEGRVFSVPSQMANDKLPICASEVGKLVNPLFSYQMGRLPTTVTMPSLSLKCESNQGHAPPSQAENPLNPGFFPQVETTTNQVLPLHKEMNVNPVLSINARGVGSNLSSSSILPLHKESPAKLLSLHLQTLTNQVLSQISATDPELSPQNSASDMLKCAQTALMNVVLASQTNTNPTLQTGIKNLIMFPQPEVDAKTDIPSHAKGTDHFILNEKPRSPFLASHLTDGSNVHSSSEMNSTAQPNHLEGEKRPVLLPLDCGVNPRERAQNESFCKVYSSNLVKTENPGNTSEVGSSPSTDLSHIRELNPDLANAIGAHSNPLLPSVVESVGQTLLPSCLESPKIPGLPEQLQASVNPLFMPQLDSNSFPILPSEAERGPQVQTLINCDFPSAAKSAQANAMSSLETDTGALKDEDTTLKVKRTKHNKRTKWPAIVKGGKYLCSRCFREFPSPKSLGGHLSKRSHCKPDNELPGEIHQDKASLLLNDLLNSSNSLNVHQLASQFNSNQSLALDTLPSRFLPDSESNGSCAELSEGDQQSEIIKQALETAGIKNIFETSSVLQQSFQSSPVNYQTETSIPESSVIQHTGKIKIKSENTNFLITQEIKNDINMRPCNEFLKQEQPVFSSDIFSDNLLTQMLAENNSISNINLDSNPLSQLLLADQTSKQKCDTESPATASIPQQNTVPNENLLTAITSLSQTFMPNQMPVHNSSQQSVNYCSPPNTNQKTIMVKQKIQALLFKTEDVNDKTTDATPVCTSAPNTNLQGNGHLEILGGSNPQMPGLKSQEIKFNNFSNYGVGQEMKQKNDSILQKPILEAPVSSSNYVLGSSHNLSTSTSQDITPDPINLPTSSFHVAQIDNEILDILRAFQKLSLETNSNATIIGTSTSVKQYNGVATSEQTDVLLPDSTVKTDLQSFESIIKPFVCESEGCPYSAMTKDALFKHYHKIHNYDEDKMNEIRKNQLKFAPFRCHICNKTFTRNSNLRAHCQAVHHLSQEEMVKLKIKRPYSRKPAHELPDTEPVQSTIVVQGQHVPVHPVESTFATQQLTASKSSEECLSDAHNQSTQASYFCLDSHNGHVPENIFNGRPDQSSKTLSTTKHDAFQQMSAQLPIQGRIVPEISVTESSVTTHGFPSETLQHTYRPQLEIVQPTISPLVGDLQPINRLPSETLQQHTLQPASGAQLPVLRPASGILQPLLRPTLETLQPLLRPASGTLQPLLKPASGTLQPLLRPASGTLQTTFRPMSGTLHPTFRPVSGALQPILRSTSGTLQPILQSTSGTLQPVIRALSTILQPSIKSPSATMQPNNTPLTATPHSSIWPPTGVLQSLSGLASGIPQSTISSPLAELQPSVTSQSSVLQPTISSQFITLQATISAAAITQPQSGMDSHGLLHQQLVNTRPLVEEFQQHPSTGSQDMTCQNPRIECQDVAPENPITGAQIVIPLQSSMVFQEMPPQQQLAQDHQPSMESQDGATQQQPRIVSQEGIHKWEPNTGSQEGIPEWQPSTASQVITAQQQQPSAVSQEVNPWPQPGTGSQEVNPWQQLTTGSEEVNPWQQPSTGSQENTLWQDTNTASQEGALWQEPSIKSEQVIPWDQPSKESQEATSQQQPTTETEETSTEQPPSTESHVVTPWQPSTTESQEVIPQQQPTTGYQKMTPQQQLTTESKEVTHWQQPTTGSQEVTPWQQPTTGSQEVSPRQQPTTGSQELTPQQQSTTGSQEVTLPQECSTGSTKVSPPQQSTTGYQDITHQQHTCTGSQELSILQQPTTVYQEINSQLQPCTESKSLPPRKVSMDVQEGALQQHQSGCQNTPNQQPIIDSQTVVTPLQLTCLGSQKGSFYQPSAGSHEMAPQQHHLPNTEHQTGTLQQPSTVAQASLQGPYKVFPEMVQQPPLTLESSVQQQQHPVTAAPALQLQHQNPFTGLSVAPLQQQPTTGFLSAAFPQQPIIGSSATTPKQHTFGSPAAIVQQPIFGSPAAMLQPKMMSNAVFQPKIGLSALLQPTIRPQPKLQPAFQPKANLQPAGQMRSKLLSDSGSPTKIQSIGKAPTQLQANPIFQAMPQAKSIFQTGFQPGNSSGILRPSSFISPSKFQPTAGPKLQHSILAPAKLKHPILAPPKLNPNAISSSQGKPIIASSTMSQHTSSGLAGVPGLTAFGLPLTGEPSVQQNIPGQVLPDKSKQNISKPKMEKPKKTSKPEEKKQKTEFETSNSFSPYRPYRCVHQGCSAAFTIQPNLILHYKAVHQSDLPKFEQENEDELDELNDTELNQMRELRCQVKNCSRIFQEATSLFQHYTQLHEFNLEQAGNLMSSINLGRFQCDQPNCKVKFTVFWKYIGHLEMAHDVRKVLRNEAAGVFKCDCEGCDRVYATRSNLLRHLFRKHKESHKAHLIRPRKKLPGQEYASSIKNASKKLCVGGKNNNGKNVLLKKSKPKFPVIDEKKKKLIFDPKSEIILPLKTCDEALAMCIKKFPMQYPCMIKDCDSVVSSERNIIRHYKTHNLVEDFILQRRSQLVLCKKRLPPQAKKEYNECEETEKSEVGISDKEDFKDTCVETNETESCQASSQKDNAENLSNVLASDLAEETFPTKSILQNLEERQPVTDSSFLARSKRGRPIKKKHHEMQTITSQKCNEDLITPDMANDLSSSCSSSECASTSFLTPVKRPHCHKNTGLSTFRPMGFEASFLKFLEESAEKPKKKIKESEPDNVTPKEEKPPPPQNEKLMHEISSLHSDLHISSEDYENVIDFRNPLNLQSVNNVKIVMDDTFSDGAGLLLKQLQEMRPTVVLKKWLCS; encoded by the exons atttctgaagtagattGCAAGGACGCATTAGAAATGATCTGTAATCTTGAGTcggaaggagaagaaaagagtgCTTTAGCACTGTGTACAGCATTTCTAACCCGTCAGTTTTTACAAGAAGATATGTACTGTGCTTG ggagCTAACCTTGTTTTGGAGTAAACTACAGCAGAGAGTAGAACCCTCGACACAAGTCTTTCTTGACTGCTGCCGCCGATTGTCCCAGCTTTCTAAAACAGTTTAccacattttctttctgattaaaGTCATTCAGTCAGAG GTTGAAGACGGAGGACTTGCAGCATGTATTGAATTGTGCATTCGAGCCCTAAGAATGGATTctatcaaaaatacaaatataaaagcaACTATCTGTAAGACTATCATCTGCTTGTTACCTAATGACTTGGAAGTGAGGCGTGCTTGCCAACTTACAGAATTTCTTTTGGAGCCTACTGTTGAGTCCTACTATTCTGTTGAGACATTATACAATGAACCTGATCAGAAACTAGATGTTGAAAACCTTCCAGTGCCCAATTCACTACGCTGTGAGCTTTTGCTGGTATTAAAAACTCAGTGGCCTTTTGATCCAGAGTTTTGGGACTGGAAGACGCTGAAACGCCATTGTTTAGGCTTGATGGGTGAAGAAGCTTCTATTGTATGCTCCATAGATGAGCTCAATGACAGTGAGGCTTTTGATCATCTTGACGATGAAGATGGACAGAAAGTTCTGGAACAAGAGTTCAGTGGACTTGTGGACTGCGTTTTTGATGCAGAAAATGCTTTTGATGATTTAGATgacgaaaaacaaaaaaagaaggattttaaaaaattaaaagaaaaaggattTATATCTGCTAGATTTAGAAATTGGCAGGCTTACATGCAGTACTGTGTCCTGTGTGATAAAGAATTTCTTGGACACAGGATCGTAAGACATGCCCAGAAGCATGTTAAGGATGGGGTTTACCATTGCCCAATATGTGCTGAAAGTTTTAACAGGAAAGAACTGTTTGTCCCACATGTAACATCCCATGTAAAACAGTCTTGCAAGGAAAGACTTGCTGCCATGAAATCTAATAGAAGGAAAATTACATCAGCTAAAATGCCTACTTCTAATATTGTCAGTCAAAAAGTTAAACCTAGTGAAAAGCAAGAAAACAggccaaagaagaaaaacagactaTATTCAAATGATTTTGTAGTTTTCAATGATAATGATATCTCAGAAGATGAAGTCAAAGGAAAACTGTCAAAAATTGCGCTTGCAGCACACAGAGCAGAATACAAAGAGGAATATACGTGCCCTGTTAATGACTGTAAAAAGGgcttcaaatatttcaaaaatttagTAGCTCATGTGAAAGGACATAAAAACAATGAAGATGCTAAACGGTTCCTTGAGATGCAGAGTAAGAAAGTAGTTTGTCAGTACTGCCGTCGCCAGTTTGTCAGTGTCACCCACCTCAACGATCATTTACAAATGCACTGTGGTGTAAAGCCCTATATCTGCATACAGGTAAATTGCAAGTCCAGCTTCTCTACTAACTCTGAATTACTAATACACAGGAAAGAACATACAGTATTCAAAGCAAAATGCATGTTTCCAAACTGTGGAAGAATTTTTTATGAAGCCTATATGCTATATGACCACGAAGCTCAGCATTACAATACATTCACTTGCAAAAGTCCAGattgtggaaaaatatttcaTTCCCAAGCAAAACTGGATCTGCACCAGGAAGATCATCTAATGCAAACAAATAATTCAACTTCTGAAGAGCATGTCGTAGAATCAGAAGAAAAGCAAAGTGAGTTACCACTAGCAAGCCAGATAACTACAGCTACTAAACAAGGTCTGCTGTCAGAACCCCTTAGTCAAGCTACAGTAATGGAAGCTACTACCACTCAGCTACTTGAGCCAAGCTCAGTGAACTTAAGTCAGTCATTACCACTCAATTTGAACCCAGTGGATGTTGACCCCACACCAGAGCCAAATCCGAATTTATTACAACCAACTAGTCAAGCTATATTAAGTCCAACCATTTCTCAAGAGATAAGCATGTGCTCTCCTAAAAACGATTTTCCTCTGGATGGCCCAATTCAGGCAGAACACAAAGCAGAGTCAGGAAGTAGCTTACCTTTTGAGGGTATTGTAAGCATGCCAGtcaatgaaattttaaataattcagcACTTGAACCATCAGCTGAAATTCAGGCACAACAGCCAGTTAAACAGACCGAAGTTTATCTAAATGGTCTTTTAGCAAATGTTAGGGTCACCTCAACTGAAGCAGTAGCTTCAGTCACACTGTTAAAAAATGCTGAACAGGTTGCCGTTAAAACTGAATCTCTGgatactgaaaaaataattatgaagCAGCATACAGAAACAACTGGCAGTGTTTCGCATGATGCACATTTTGTACCTCAGGCAGTGAAAGAGGAACAAAAGATTACATTTCCACCAGCAGCAAATCAAGGCAATCCCCCTGTATCTGGAGagactcaagtaaaagtaaaatacaacTGTACCTTTGATGGATGCACTCGGACATACAGTTGTACCAGAAGTGTTAGCAAACACATGAAGGCAGCACATGCTGAATACTATGCTGCTCTGATATTAGCTCGAAAAAACAAAAAGCTTGCAAAAGCATCTGGTGCACACCCTGTTTCTAGTGAAGGCCGTGTTTTTTCAGTACCTTCTCAAATGGCCAATGATAAGCTACCTATCTGTGCATCAGAAGTTGGTAAATTGGTTAACCCACTTTTCTCATACCAAATGGGAAGGCTTCCAACTACAGTGACTATGCCATCTTTGTCATTAAAATGTGAGAGCAATCAAGGTCATGCGCCACCAAGTCAAGCTGAGAATCCTTTAAATCCTGGCTTTTTTCCACAAGTTGAAACCACTACAAATCAGGTACTGCCTTTGCATAAGGAGATGAATGTAAATCCTGTCCTGTCTATAAATGCTAGAGGAGTTGGTTCTAACTTGTCTTCCAGCTCTATTCTGCCTTTGCATAAAGAAAGTCCTGCAAAATTATTATCTCTGCATTTGCAAACACTGACTAATCAAGTTTTGTCACAAATCAGTGCCACAGATCCTGAACTGTCTCCACAAAACTCTGCCTCAGATATGCTAAAATGTGCTCAGACTGCACTGATGAATGTAGTTTTAGCATCACAGACTAACACAAACCCAACTTTGCAAACAGGAATAAAAAATCTGATTATGTTTCCACAGCCAGAAGTAGATGCAAAGACTGATATTCCTTCACATGCAAAAGGAACtgatcatttcattttaaatgaaaaacctAGAAGTCCATTTCTGGCATCTCATTTAACTGATGGCTCAAATGTACATTCATCTTCTGAAATGAATAGCACTGCACAGCCAAACCATTTAGAAGGTGAAAAGAGGCCGGTGCttttgcctttggactgtggggtaAATCCAAGAGAGCGTGCGCAAAATGAAAGCTTTTGTAAAGTTTATTCATCAAATTTAGTAAAGACTGAAAATCCAGGGAACACTTCTGAAGTGGGCAGTTCTCCTAGTACAGATTTATCTCACATACGTGAACTAAATCCTGATTTAGCCAATGCTATAGGAGCCCACAGTAATCCATTGCTACCATCTGTGGTAGAGAGTGTTGGACAGACATTATTGCCATCCTGTCTTGAGAGTCCAAAGATTCCAGGGTTACCAGAGCAGCTACAGGCTTCTGTGAATCCACTATTTATGCCACAGCTTGATTCAAACTCATTTCCCATCTTACCCTCTGAGGCTGAACGAGGCCCACAAGTTCAAACCCTCATTAATTGTGACTTTCCTTCTGCAGCTAAATCTGCTCAGGCAAATGCCATGAGTTCTCTTGAAACTGATACAGGTGCATTGAAAGATGAAGATACCACTCTTAAAGTTAAGAGAACTAAacacaataaaagaacaaaatggcCAGCTATAGTGAAAGGAGGCAAATATCTGTGTAGCCGTTGTTTCAGAGAATTCCCAAGTCCTAAGTCTTTAGGTGGGCATTTATCTAAGAGGTCTCATTGCAAACCAGATAATGAGCTTCCTGGAGAAATTCACCAAGACAAAGCATCTTTACTTCTCAATGATTTACTAAATTCATCAAATTCTTTAAATGTACATCAGCTAGCTTCCCAATTTAATTCTAACCAGTCATTAGCATTAGATACCCTTCCATCAAGGTTTTTACCCGACTCAGAAAGTAATGGGTCATGTGCTGAACTAAGTGAAGGAGATCAACAAAGTGAGATTATTAAACAAGCTTTGGAAACTGCAGGCATTAAGAACATATTTGAAACATCATCAGTCCTGCAGCAATCATTCCAATCTTCCCCTGTAAACTATCAAACAGAAACAAGTATCCCTGAAAGTTCAGTTATACAAcacactggaaaaataaaaataaaatctgagaacACAAACTTTCTCATAActcaagaaattaaaaatgatataaacatGCGCCCATGTAATGAATTTTTAAAGCAGGAACAGCCAGTGTTTTCTTCAGATATCTTTTCTGATAACCTATTAACTCAGATGTTGGCAGAAAATAATTCAATAAGTAATATTAACTTGGATTCAAACCCATTAAGCCAGTTGCTGCTTGCTGATCAGACGAGTAAACAAAAGTGTGATACTGAGTCTCCAGCCACAGCCAGCATTCCTCAACAGAACACTGTGCCAAATGAAAATTTACTTACTGCAATAACCAGTCTTTCACAGACATTTATGCCAAACCAAATGCCTGTGCATAATTCTTCACAGCAATCAGTAAATTATTGCAGTCCACCtaataccaatcagaaaacaattaTGGTCAAGCAAAAAATTCAGGCTCTGTTATTTAAAACTGAAGATGTGAATGACAAGACAACTGATGCCACACCAGTATGTACTAGTGCACCTAATACTAATCTGCAGGGAAATGGCCATCTTGAAATTTTAGGTGGTAGTAATCCCCAAATGCCAGGACTAAAAAGCCAAGAGattaaatttaataatttctCAAATTACGGTGTGGGTCAAGAAATGAAACAGAAGAATGATTCCATTTTGCAAAAACCTATTTTGGAGGCACCAGTGAGTAGCTCTAATTATGTGCTCGGTTCCTCCCATAACTTGAGCACATCAACATCACAGGATATTACACCTGATCCTATAAATTTGCCGACCAGTAGTTTTCATGTCGCACAAATAGACAATGAAATACTAGACATACTAAGAGCATTTCAGAAGCTAAGTCTTGAGACAAATAGCAATGCCACCATTATTGGCACTTCCACTAGTGTGAAACAATATAATGGAGTAGCAACAAGTGAGCAAACAGATGTGCTGCTGCCTGACTCCACTGTCAAAACTGATTTGCAGTCCTTTGAAAGCATTATTAAGCCTTTTGTTTGTGAAAGTGAAGGTTGTCCTTACAGTGCAATGACTAAGGATGCTTTGTTTAAGCACTACCATAAAATACACAATTATGATGAAGACAAGATGAATGAAATCAGGAAAAACCAGCTGAAGTTTGCTCCATTTCGCTGCCACATTTGTAATAAGACATTCACTAGGAACTCTAATCTTAGAGCCCATTGTCAGGCAGTGCATCACTTGTCACAGGAGGAAATGGTCAAGTTGAAAATAAAGAGACCATATAGTAGAAAACCTGCTCATGAGCTACCTGATACAGAGCCAGTACAGAGCACAATTGTTGTACAAGGGCAGCATGTTCCTGTCCATCCTGTTGAAAGCACATTTGCCACTCAACAATTGACTGCCAGTAAAAGTTCAGAAGAGTGTTTATCTGATGCACATAATCAGTCTACACAAGCATCTTACTTCTGTCTTGATTCACACAATGGACATGTTCCTGAAAACATATTTAATGGTAGACCTGACCAGTCTTCTAAGACACTGTCTACAACGAAACATGATGCATTTCAACAGATGTCTGCTCAGCTGCCAATACAAGGACGGATAGTACCAGAAATTTCTGTAACTGAATCATCTGTTACCACACACGGGTTTCCATCAGAAACATTGCAACATACATATAGACCCCAGCTGGAAATCGTGCAGCCCACCATTTCACCGTTGGTTGGAGATTTGCAGCCCATAAACAGGCTTCCATCTGAAACACTGCAGCAGCACACCCTTCAGCCTGCTTCCGGTGCACAGCTGCCCGTCCTTAGACCAGCATCAGGAATCCTGCAGCCCCTCCTCAGGCCCACGTTGGAAACGCTGCAGCCCCTCCTCAGGCCTGCATCTGGAACACTGCAGCCCCTCCTCAAGCCTGCATCTGGAACACTGCAGCCCCTCCTCAGGCCTGCATCCGGAACACTGCAGACCACCTTCAGGCCCATGTCGGGTACACTACATCCCACTTTCAGGCCTGTGTCAGGAGCCCTGCAACCAATCCTCAGGTCCACCTCAGGAACACTGCAACCCATCCTTCAATCTACATCAGGAACCCTGCAGCCTGTTATCAGAGCTTTGTCTACTATACTGCAACCTTCCATCAAGTCTCCTTCAGCAACCATGCAGCCAAACAACACACCTCTTACAGCAACACCACATTCTTCCATCTGGCCTCCTACGGGAGTGTTGCAGTCCCTTAGTGGCCTTGCTTCAGGAATTCCACAGTCAACCATCAGCTCCCCATTGGCTGAGCTGCAACCATCTGTTACTTCTCAGTCATCAGTGCTGCAGCCTACCATTAGCTCCCAGTTCATAACATTGCAGGCCACAATCAGTGCTGCAGCAATAACACAGCCACAGTCTGGTATGGACTCCCATGGCCTGCTGCATCAGCAATTGGTTAACACTAGGCCCTTAGTGGAGGAGTTTCAACAGCATCCCTCTACTGGATCCCAAGATATGACATGTCAGAATCCCAGGATAGAATGCCAAGACGTGGCACCTGAAAATCCCATCACAGGAGCCCAGATTGTTATTCCTCTACAGTCCAGCATGGTATTCCAGGAGATGCCACCTCAGCAGCAGCTAGCACAGGATCACCAGCCCAGTATGGAGTCCCAAGATGGTGCTACTCAGCAGCAGCCTAGGATAGTGTCTCAAGAGGGTATTCACAAGTGGGAGCCTAACACGGGGTCTCAAGAGGGTATCCCTGAATGGCAGCCCAGCACAGCTTCTCAAGTGATTACTGCTCAGCAGCAGCAGCCCAGTGCCGTCTCTCAAGAGGTTAACCCTTGGCCGCAGCCCGGCACAGGATCTCAAGAGGTTAATCCTTGGCAGCAACTCACCACAGGGTCTGAAGAAGTTAACCCTTGGCAACAGCCAAGTACAGGTTCTCAAGAGAATACATTGTGGCAGGATACCAACACAGCATCTCAAGAGGGTGCACTTTGGCAGGAGCCCAGCATAAAGTCTGAACAG GTTATCCCTTGGGATCAACCCAGCAAAGAATCTCAAGAAGCCACTTCTCAGCAGCAGCCCACCACCGAGACTGAAGAGACCTCTACTGAGCAACCGCCCTCCACTGAGTCTCATGTGGTCACCCCTTGGCAGCCATCCACCACCGAATCACAAGAGGTCATCCCTCAGcagcagcccaccacagggtatcAAAAGATGACCCCTCAGCAGCAGCTCACCACAGAGTCTAAAGAGGTCACCCATTGGcaacagcccaccacagggtctCAAGAGGTCACCCCTTGGCAGCAACCCACCACAGGGTCTCAAGAG GTCAGCCCTCGGCAGCAACCCACCACAGGGTCTCAAGAG CTCACCCCACAGCAGCAGTCCACCACAGGGTCTCAAGAAGTTACCCTTCCACAGGAATGCAGCACAGGATCTACAAAAGTTAGCCCTCCACAACAGTCCACCACAGGGTACCAAGATATTACCCATCAGCAGCACACTTGCACAGGATCTCAAGAGCTTTCCATTCTACAACAGCCCACCACAGTGTACCAAGAGATTAACTCTCAGCTGCAGCCCTGCACAGAGTCTAAATCACTTCCCCCTCGGAAGGTCAGCATGGATGTGCAGGAGGGTGCACTGCAGCAGCATCAAAGTGGATGCCAAAACACTCCAAATCAGCAACCCATAATAGACTCCCAAACAGTAGTAACTCCATTGCAGCTGACATGCCTGGGATCCCAAAAAGGGTCATTTTACCAGCCAAGCGCAGGGTCACATGAGATGGCTCCTCAGCAGCATCATTTGCCCAACACAGAGCATCAAACAGGAACACTTCAGCAGCCCAGTACAGTGGCCCAGGCTTCTCTTCAGGGTCCCTATAAAGTATTTCCTGAAATGGTACAGCAGCCTCCACTCACTTTAGAGTCCTCGGTCCAGCAGCAGCAACATCCTGTTACAGCAGCTCCAGCACTACAGTTGCAACATCAAAATCCTTTCACAGGTCtttctgttgcacctctacaacAGCAGCCTACTACAGGTTTTCTGTCAGCTGCATTTCCTCAGCAGCCTATCATTGGATCCTCAGCAACAACTCCGAAGCAGCATACTTTTGGGTCCCCTGCAGCAATAGTGCAACAGCCCATCTTTGGATCCCCTGCTGCAATGCTGCAACCAAAAATGATGTCCAATGCAGTGTTTCAGCCCAAAATTGGATTGAGTGCTCTGCTACAACCAACAATAAGACCTCAACCAAAGTTACAGCCAGCTTTCCAGCCAAAAGCTAATCTCCAGCCCGCTGGCCAGATGAGGTCAAAGCTACTATCAGACAGTGGGTCTCCAACAAAGATTCAATCCATTGGGAAGGCACCCACCCAGCTCCAAGCAAACCCTATATTTCAAGCAATGCCACAGGCTAAGAGCATTTTCCAAACAGGATTTCAGCCAGGCAACAGCTCTGGGATACTGAGACCATCTAGCTTTATATCCCCATCAAAATTTCAACCTACTGCTGGGCCAAAGCTACAACATAGCATTTTGGCCCCAGCTAAGCTAAAGCACCCAATTTTGGCCCCCCCTAAGTTGAATCCCAATGCCATTTCTTCATCTCAGGGGAAGCCTATTATTGCATCCTCTACAATGTCACAGCACACTTCAAGTGGCCTTGCAGGTGTACCTGGGCTCACTGCTTTTGGGCTTCCTTTAACCGGAGAACCTTCAGTCCAACAGAATATACCTGGACAAGTTCTCCCTGACAAATCCAAACAAAATATCTCAAAACCAAAAATGgaaaaaccaaaaaagacatcaaaaccagaggaaaaaaagcagaaaacagaATTTGAAACCTCTAACAGCTTTAGTCCCTATAGGCCATACCGCTGTGTTCACCAGGGTTGTTCAGCTGCTTTCACAATACAGCCCAATTTAATATTACACTATAAAGCTGTACATCAGTCAGACCTACCAAAGTTTGAACAGGAAAATGAAGATGAACTAGATGAGTTAAATGACACAGAGTTGAATCAGATGCGAGAGTTGAGGTGCCAAGTGAAGAATTGTTCTAGAATTTTTCAAGAAGCAACCAGTCTTTTCCAGCATTACACTCAGCTTCATGAGTTTAACTTGGAGCAAGCTGGGAATCTTATGTCCAGTATAAACTTGGGAAGATTCCAGTGTGATCAGCCTAATTGCAAAGTGAAGTTTACAGTCTTCTGGAAATATATTGGTCATCTTGAAATGGCTCATGATGTACGAAAAGTTTTGCGAAATGAGGCAGCAGGAGTATTTAAGTGTGACTGTGAAGGCTGTGATCGTGTATATGCAACAAGATCAAACCTCTTGCGACATCTTTTTCGAAAGCATAAGGAGAGTCATAAGGCACATTTAATTAGACCACGCAAAAAATTACCAGGCCAGGAATATGCATCATCCATCAAAAATGCATCAAAAAAGCTATGTGTtggaggaaaaaataataatggaaaaaatgtacTGCTTAAGAAATCAAAACCTAAATTTCCTGTTatagatgaaaaaaagaaaaagctaatcTTTGACCCAAAAAGTGAAATAATTCTTCCTTTGAAGACATGTGATGAGGCTTTGGCAATGTGTATAAAAAAATTTCCAATGCAATATCCTTGCATGATAAAAGACTGTGATTCTGTTGTTAGCAGTGAGCGTAATATTATTAGACACTACAAAACTCACAACCTGGTTGAAGATTTTATACTACAACGAAGAAGTCAGCTCGTCCTGTGTAAGAAGCGTTTGCCTCCACAAGCAAAGAAAGAATATAATGAATGTGAAGAAACTGAAAAATCAGAGGTAGGCATCTCAGACAAAGAAGACTTCAAAGACACTTGTGTTGAAACAAATGAAACTGAAAGCTGTCAAGCTTCCTCTCAGAAAGACAATGCTGAAAATCTGTCAAATGTTTTAGCTTCAGATTTGGCAGAAGAGACTTTTCCAACCAAATCTATTTTACAAAACCTTGAAGAGAGACAGCCTGTGACAGATTCGAGTTTTTTAGCCAGgagtaaaagaggaaggccaataaaaaaaaaacaccatgaaATGCAGACAATCACTAGTCAGAAATGCAATGAGGATTTAATTACACCTGATATGGCGAATGATTTAAGTAGCTCTTGCAGCAGCTCTGAATGTGCAAGTACGTCTTTTTTAACTCCGGTAAAACGGCCACATTGTCATAAAAATACTGGTTTGAGTACTTTTAGGCCTATGGGTTTTGAAGCATCTTTCCTAAAGTTTTTGGAAGAATCTGCAGAGaagcccaaaaaaaaaattaaagaatctgAACCAGATAATGTTACGCCAAAAGAAGAGAAACCTCCACCCCctcaaaatgaaaaattgatGCATGAAATCTCCAGTTTGCACTCAGATTTGCACATTAGCAGTGAAGATTATGAAAATGTTATTGACTTCAGGAACCCATTAAACCTCCAGTCAGTCAATAATGTAAAAATTGTAATGGACGATACATTTTCTGATGGTGCTGGTCTTTTGCTTAAGCAGCTTCAAGAGATGCGTCCCACGGTTGTGCTAAAGAAATGGCTGTGTAGTTAA